One Polaribacter reichenbachii genomic window, TTGCAGAAAAATCTGTATTCCCAATTGGGAATTCTCCTTTTGGTATTTCACTAAATGTACCACTTAAAAAAGCTTTAGAACTACCAGAAATACTGTTTCTACCTATAAAATTAAAACTACCAGAAATAGTATTATACACATAATCTATATTCGTAATATCTATGGTACCTCTACTTGCAGTCTCACTAAAAGTGGTCCAAACATCAGAAGAGTTCGACGCATTTTCTGCGTAAGTTGCTACAGTATTTAAGCCTTCGAAACTAAAAACACCTAAATCGTAATTATCAACTCTTAATGTAAAAGACTCATTTGTTGTTACATCTATGGCATTTATAAAAAGATCATCGCCTTCTACTGTAAAATTTGCTTCACTTGTTAAAAAGGTTTCACCATCAAAAGTAGCTTGAAAAATAGCATTGTTTTCATAAACAGGAAAAAAAATCCCATTTTCTTCACAAGAATTGAAAATAAATAGAATTGATAAAAAAAGGAAACAAACCTTTATATGCTTCATTGCTTAAATGTTAAAAAACAAAAGTAAGGATATTAATTATTTAATTAAACCCGAATGCAAAAGTTTAAGAAGCAGTTTCTAATAAAACTTTAGGGCATCTTTTACAATTAACGCCCTTTTTCTTGTATTTATTGCAACATTTATTTTTTGGTTTAATACAATTAGAAGTACAAACACTGTTGCATATTGAAGTATTTTCTATAGAAATAACCGAATTCTTGGATGTATAAAAAACAATCATTAGTAATAATTAGATTGCAAATATAATTCTTTATTTAGAATAAATAAAAATAAAAAATCAATTTTAAATATGCATACATTTATCTTTATTAAAGATAAATTAATTTTGTTTTTACCAAAATACAAAGTGTTTTAAAAGTGTACTCCTTTTTTATTCATTAAATTAGCTTTATATGACAAAAAAAATAGAAAAAGACATAAAATTAAAATTTAAACTAAAACACTTACCCGAATTATTAGTTACAAGTGCTAAATCTTGGTTTAACGATGCTCCTTTTAACAAAGCTGCAATTATTGCTTATTATGCCATATTATCGTTGCCTGCACTTATTATAATTATTTTTAATTTAGTAGGATCTATTTGGGGGAAAGAGATTGTAGAAGGGCAAATTTTAGATGAAATCTCTAAAGCTATTGGTACAGAAACAGCAGAAACAATACAACAAATGATGATTAATGATGGTGATAAAAAAACTTCATTTTTTACTACAATCATTGGTATTTCAACTTTAATTTATGGTTCTTCTGGTGTGTTTTTTCAAATACAAAATATTTTAGATACTATTTGGGATGCAAAACCTAGATTTAAAAATGGTGTTTTAGAAACTGTTTTTGTAAGATTAAAAAGCTTTGGTTTTATTCTAATAATTGTATTTCTCTTATTAATAAGTTTAGTTTTAACATCCTTATTAAGCACTTTTGAAAAAAATTTAAAAAGCTTTCTGTCTAATGATGTCGTTAACTCAATTTTTACTTTAGATATTTTTATTTCTTTAGCTTCTATATATTTTATTTTTGCAGCTATGTTTAAGGTTTTACCTAACGCAAATATACCTTGGCGAGCTGTTAGAATTGGTGCTCTTTTAACTTCCATTCTTTTTGTTGTAGGTAAATATTTATTAGCAATATATTTTAGTGAGTTAGAACCAGGTTCTACTTATGGTGCTGCAGGTTCTATAATTTTAATAATGCTTTGGGTTTCTTATACTAGTTTAATCTTATTTTACGGAGCTCATTTTACAAGAGCTTACTCAAGAAAATACCTTAAAGAACAACCCAAAAAGATTGTAGAATAATAAAAAAAGCTATCTAAAAAAGTTATTTCTAGATAGCCTTATATTTTTTAAGCTTTAAAATTTAGCATCCAATGGATATTGTATTTATCAGTACATCTTCCATATATAGCATTCCAAGAGGTTTCTTGTAATGGTGTATGCACAATACCTGCGCTACTTAATTGATCAAAAACTTGGTTTAATTCTTTTTCTGAATCAAAATCTACTGCTAAATGCATATTACTTCCATTTGTAAGCGGTGTATCTGGAGAAGCATCATACATCATAATATGAAAACCTTTAGATTTTATTTCTAAATGTTGAATTTTTTCTAAATAATGGTCAGGAATATCAATTTTTGCTTCTTTGTAGGTTGTTTTTTCTATTATTTTTCCTCCAAAAATTGAAGTATAAAAGTTGGCTGCCTGTAGACAGTTTCCGTCAAATGATAAATAAGGTCTAATTTTCATAATTCTTTTGTTTATTGTTATCATAACCAAAATTAATATTGTAACCAGACCTAGTTTAGCTCTTATACTTTAAAAGTTAGCTTATTTGATGTTGTACATTTACACCTATTTTTTAATACCCAATTTCATTAAAATAGTTTCTAAAAGACACCATTTTGTAAATGCAGACTGTATCATATTTATACCAATAAATACACCAAACCACAACCAATTTATACTTACATAGTAAGTAAGAAAAACGGTTAACAACACCATAAACCCAACTATAACTCTAAAATATTTATTTAACATTTTCTATTCTTTTTTTTATTTATATAAATCTTTCTATTGGTAAAACAATCGCTTTTAAAGGATTATTTGTTTTTAAATTTTTATTGAATTCTTCTATGAATACAAACAAACCATCAATCTTTTCTTTTTCTGTAAAAGAGAAAAATAATATAGATTCGTTACCACTTTTTTCTGATGAAAACCAACTAGAAGCTTTTAAAATAGTAGGTACATTTTTATAACCATCTATATCTGAACTGCTAAAATTTTCGATATTAGCTTTTTTAAAGATGCTTAAAACATCTTTCTGATATTCTTCTACTGCTGTAACTAAGACTAATTTCATTTTAAATATTTTTATGTTCTCGCAGAATTTTATAAACCTTTTCTAGACCAATCTGCAAAATCTGCGGGAAAAGTTCTTTATTTATAATTCTTCTTTTCTATCATATAATACACCAATGGCACAACCAATAATGTTAAGACAGTAGAAACTATAGTTCCTCCCATTAATGAGATTGCTAATCCTTGAAAAATTGGATCAAACAAAATAACAAATGCTCCAATTACCACTGTCCCTGCAGTTAATAAAATTGGTGTAGTTCTTACAGCTCCAGCTTCAATTGCCGCTTGTTTTAAAGGCACTCCTTCTTCTAATCTTAAGTTGATAAAATCAATTAATAAAACAGAATTTCTTACCATAATTCCTGCTAAAGCAATCATTCCTATAAAAGATGTTGCTGTAAAAAATGCGCCCATAATCCAGTGTCCTAAAATAATCCCTATTAACGATAAAGGAATTGCAAC contains:
- a CDS encoding DUF6252 family protein; its protein translation is MKHIKVCFLFLSILFIFNSCEENGIFFPVYENNAIFQATFDGETFLTSEANFTVEGDDLFINAIDVTTNESFTLRVDNYDLGVFSFEGLNTVATYAENASNSSDVWTTFSETASRGTIDITNIDYVYNTISGSFNFIGRNSISGSSKAFLSGTFSEIPKGEFPIGNTDFSAKIDGFEYEDISLFANLVTIGNNKLITIDANKSATESISLTVPYNVAVGEYDFGTFAAQTYPTAQYIVNGIIYEADGKIRIISHNTTTNTISGTFEFSATTSTSANSFSITEGQFKLSY
- a CDS encoding YihY/virulence factor BrkB family protein, yielding MTKKIEKDIKLKFKLKHLPELLVTSAKSWFNDAPFNKAAIIAYYAILSLPALIIIIFNLVGSIWGKEIVEGQILDEISKAIGTETAETIQQMMINDGDKKTSFFTTIIGISTLIYGSSGVFFQIQNILDTIWDAKPRFKNGVLETVFVRLKSFGFILIIVFLLLISLVLTSLLSTFEKNLKSFLSNDVVNSIFTLDIFISLASIYFIFAAMFKVLPNANIPWRAVRIGALLTSILFVVGKYLLAIYFSELEPGSTYGAAGSIILIMLWVSYTSLILFYGAHFTRAYSRKYLKEQPKKIVE
- a CDS encoding VOC family protein, whose translation is MITINKRIMKIRPYLSFDGNCLQAANFYTSIFGGKIIEKTTYKEAKIDIPDHYLEKIQHLEIKSKGFHIMMYDASPDTPLTNGSNMHLAVDFDSEKELNQVFDQLSSAGIVHTPLQETSWNAIYGRCTDKYNIHWMLNFKA
- a CDS encoding YgaP family membrane protein; amino-acid sequence: MLNKYFRVIVGFMVLLTVFLTYYVSINWLWFGVFIGINMIQSAFTKWCLLETILMKLGIKK